In Callospermophilus lateralis isolate mCalLat2 chromosome 19, mCalLat2.hap1, whole genome shotgun sequence, the following are encoded in one genomic region:
- the Jmjd8 gene encoding jmjC domain-containing protein 8 isoform X1 — protein sequence MARGPRALLLALAALAALARPGSGSWEAGGGGWRLGGPAASAVAEEERCTVERRADLTYAEFMQQYAFLRPVILQGLTDNSRFRALCSRERLLASFGDNVVRLSTANTYSYRKVDLPFQEYVEQLLHPQDPASLGNDTLYFFGDNNFTEWASLFRHYSPPPFRLLGTTPAYSFGIAGAGSGVPFHWHGPGFSEVIYGRKRWFLYPPEKAPEFHPNKTTLAWLQDTYPALTSSERPLECTIRAGEVLYFPDRWWHATLNLDTSVFISTFLG from the exons ATGGCGCGGGGGCCGCGGGCGCTCCTGCTCGCGCTGGCGGCGCTGGCGGCGCTGGCTCGACCTGGCTCAGGCTCCTGGGAGGCGGGCGGCGGGGGATG GCGGCTGGGCGGGCCGGCGGCGTCGGCCGTGGCGGAAGAGGAGCGCTGCACCGTGGAGCGTCGGGCGGACCTCACCTACGCCGAGTTCATGCAGCA GTACGCCTTCCTCAGGCCGGTCATCCTGCAGGGGCTCACGGACAACTCG AGGTTCCGGGCCCTGTGTTCCCGAGAAAGACTGCTGGCTTCTTTTGGGGACAATGTAGTGAGGCTGAGCACTGCCAACACCTACTCCTACCGGAAAG TGGATCTGCCCTTCCAGGAATACGTTGAGCAGCTGCTACACCCTCAGGATCCTGCCTCCCTGGGGAACG ACACCTTGTACTTCTTTGGGGACAACAACTTCACTGAGTGGGCATCGCTCTTTCGGCACTATTCACCACCCCCGTTTCGTCTGCTGGGAACCACCCCTGCCTATAGCTTTGGAATCGCGG GAGCTGGCTCTGGGGTGCCCTTCCACTGGCATGGGCCGGGGTTCTCAGAGGTGATCTACGGCCGCAAG CGTTGGTTCCTCTATCCACCTGAGAAGGCACCAGAGTTCCATCCCAACAAAACTACACTGGCCTGGCTGCAGGACACATACCCAGCCCTGACATCATCAGAGCGACCCCTGGAGTGTACCATCCGAGCTGGTGAG GTGCTGTACTTCCCTGACCGCTGGTGGCATGCCACTCTCAACCTGGACACCAGTGTCTTCATCTCAACCTTCCTTGGTTAG
- the Jmjd8 gene encoding jmjC domain-containing protein 8 isoform X2, translated as MARGPRALLLALAALAALARPGSGSWEAGGGGWRLGGPAASAVAEEERCTVERRADLTYAEFMQQYAFLRPVILQGLTDNSRFRALCSRERLLASFGDNVVRLSTANTYSYRKVDLPFQEYVEQLLHPQDPASLGNDTLYFFGDNNFTEWASLFRHYSPPPFRLLGTTPAYSFGIAGAGSGVPFHWHGPGFSEVIYGRKRWFLYPPEKAPEFHPNKTTLAWLQDTYPALTSSERPLECTIRAGAVLP; from the exons ATGGCGCGGGGGCCGCGGGCGCTCCTGCTCGCGCTGGCGGCGCTGGCGGCGCTGGCTCGACCTGGCTCAGGCTCCTGGGAGGCGGGCGGCGGGGGATG GCGGCTGGGCGGGCCGGCGGCGTCGGCCGTGGCGGAAGAGGAGCGCTGCACCGTGGAGCGTCGGGCGGACCTCACCTACGCCGAGTTCATGCAGCA GTACGCCTTCCTCAGGCCGGTCATCCTGCAGGGGCTCACGGACAACTCG AGGTTCCGGGCCCTGTGTTCCCGAGAAAGACTGCTGGCTTCTTTTGGGGACAATGTAGTGAGGCTGAGCACTGCCAACACCTACTCCTACCGGAAAG TGGATCTGCCCTTCCAGGAATACGTTGAGCAGCTGCTACACCCTCAGGATCCTGCCTCCCTGGGGAACG ACACCTTGTACTTCTTTGGGGACAACAACTTCACTGAGTGGGCATCGCTCTTTCGGCACTATTCACCACCCCCGTTTCGTCTGCTGGGAACCACCCCTGCCTATAGCTTTGGAATCGCGG GAGCTGGCTCTGGGGTGCCCTTCCACTGGCATGGGCCGGGGTTCTCAGAGGTGATCTACGGCCGCAAG CGTTGGTTCCTCTATCCACCTGAGAAGGCACCAGAGTTCCATCCCAACAAAACTACACTGGCCTGGCTGCAGGACACATACCCAGCCCTGACATCATCAGAGCGACCCCTGGAGTGTACCATCCGAGCTG GTGCTGTACTTCCCTGA
- the Stub1 gene encoding E3 ubiquitin-protein ligase CHIP isoform X2, whose amino-acid sequence MKGKEEKEGGARLGAGGGSPEKSPSAQELKEQGNRLFVGRKYPEAAACYGRAITRNPLVAVYYTNRALCYLKMQQPEQALADCRRALELDGQSVKAHFFLGQCQLEMESYDEAIANLQRAYSLAKEQRLNFGDDIPSALRIAKKKRWNSIEERRIHQESELHAYLSRLITAERERELEECQRNHEGDEDDGHVRAQQACIEAKHDKYMADMDELFSQVDEKRKKRDIPDYLCGKISFELMREPCITPSGITYDRKDIEEHLQRVGHFDPVTRSPLTQEQLIPNLAMKEVIDAFISENGWVEDY is encoded by the exons ATGAAGGgcaaggaggagaaggaaggtggCGCGCGTCTAGGCGCCGGCGGCGGCAGCCCAGAGAAGAGTCCGAGCGCGCAGGAGCTCAAGGAACAGGGCAACCGGCTCTTCGTGGGCCGCAAGTACCCGGAGGCGGCGGCCTGCTACGGCCGCGCCATC ACTCGGAACCCCCTGGTGGCAGTGTACTATACCAACCGGGCCCTGTGCTACCTGAAGATGCAGCAGCCAGAGCAGGCTCTGGCCGACTGTCGGCGAGCCCTGGAGCTGGATGGGCAGTCCGTGAAGGCACACTTCTTTCTGGGTCAGTGCCAGCTGGAGATGGAGAGCTACGACGAGGCCATTGCCAATCTGCAGCGAG CTTACAGCTTGGCCAAGGAGCAGCGACTCAACTTTGGGGATGACATCCCTAGTGCTCTGCGCATCGCCAAGAAGAAACGCTGGAATAGCATAGAGGAGCGGCGCATCCACCAGGAGAGCGAGCTGCATGCCTACCTCTCACGGCTCATCACTGCAGAGCGCGAGAG GGAGCTGGAGGAGTGTCAGCGGAACCATGAAGGTGATGAGGATGATGGCCACGTCCGTGCCCAGCAAGCCTGCATCGAGGCCAAGCAC GACAAATACATGGCGGACATGGATGAGCTCTTCTCTCAGGTAGACGAGAAGAGAAAG AAACGAGACATCCCTGACTACCTGTGTGGAAAGATCAGCTTTGAGCTGATGCGGGAACCCTGCATCACGCCAAGTGGCATCACTTATGACCGCAAAGACATTGAGGAGCATCTGCAG CGTGTGGGCCATTTTGACCCTGTGACTCGGAGCCCCCTGACCCAGGAACAGCTCATCCCCAACCTGGCCATGAAGGAAGTCATCGATGCATTCATCTCTGAGAACGGCTGGGTGGAGGACTACTGA
- the Stub1 gene encoding E3 ubiquitin-protein ligase CHIP isoform X1 — protein MKGKEEKEGGARLGAGGGSPEKSPSAQELKEQGNRLFVGRKYPEAAACYGRAITRNPLVAVYYTNRALCYLKMQQPEQALADCRRALELDGQSVKAHFFLGQCQLEMESYDEAIANLQRAYSLAKEQRLNFGDDIPSALRIAKKKRWNSIEERRIHQESELHAYLSRLITAERERELEECQRNHEGDEDDGHVRAQQACIEAKHVRVPLAHDKYMADMDELFSQVDEKRKKRDIPDYLCGKISFELMREPCITPSGITYDRKDIEEHLQRVGHFDPVTRSPLTQEQLIPNLAMKEVIDAFISENGWVEDY, from the exons ATGAAGGgcaaggaggagaaggaaggtggCGCGCGTCTAGGCGCCGGCGGCGGCAGCCCAGAGAAGAGTCCGAGCGCGCAGGAGCTCAAGGAACAGGGCAACCGGCTCTTCGTGGGCCGCAAGTACCCGGAGGCGGCGGCCTGCTACGGCCGCGCCATC ACTCGGAACCCCCTGGTGGCAGTGTACTATACCAACCGGGCCCTGTGCTACCTGAAGATGCAGCAGCCAGAGCAGGCTCTGGCCGACTGTCGGCGAGCCCTGGAGCTGGATGGGCAGTCCGTGAAGGCACACTTCTTTCTGGGTCAGTGCCAGCTGGAGATGGAGAGCTACGACGAGGCCATTGCCAATCTGCAGCGAG CTTACAGCTTGGCCAAGGAGCAGCGACTCAACTTTGGGGATGACATCCCTAGTGCTCTGCGCATCGCCAAGAAGAAACGCTGGAATAGCATAGAGGAGCGGCGCATCCACCAGGAGAGCGAGCTGCATGCCTACCTCTCACGGCTCATCACTGCAGAGCGCGAGAG GGAGCTGGAGGAGTGTCAGCGGAACCATGAAGGTGATGAGGATGATGGCCACGTCCGTGCCCAGCAAGCCTGCATCGAGGCCAAGCACGTGAGGGTGCCCCTGGcccat GACAAATACATGGCGGACATGGATGAGCTCTTCTCTCAGGTAGACGAGAAGAGAAAG AAACGAGACATCCCTGACTACCTGTGTGGAAAGATCAGCTTTGAGCTGATGCGGGAACCCTGCATCACGCCAAGTGGCATCACTTATGACCGCAAAGACATTGAGGAGCATCTGCAG CGTGTGGGCCATTTTGACCCTGTGACTCGGAGCCCCCTGACCCAGGAACAGCTCATCCCCAACCTGGCCATGAAGGAAGTCATCGATGCATTCATCTCTGAGAACGGCTGGGTGGAGGACTACTGA